DNA from Halorarum salinum:
AGGAGCGACGACGAACGCGTGCCGTAGCCGTTCTCGTGGATGCAGACGCCGAACTCGTGGTCCCCGAGCGCCTCCCCCGCCCGTTCGATCCACTCCGCGGGCGTCTCGTCTGGGTAGTGGCGGAGGTGTTCGGCGAGCCGTTTCGCGTTCCTCGCCTGCCGTCTCGCGATCTCCGGGCGCTCCGGGGGTTCGTAGTACGTGCCGTCGTAGCCGACGTTCCCGACGACGTGGATGCCCTGACGGAGCTCCGTGACCCGCAACGTCCCGTCCCACTCCAGCAGGAGCGCGTCGTCGGCGTCCGCGAGCACGAGGTTGAACCCATCGTAATCGTGCTCCGCACAGGAGTCCTCGACGAGGCTCGCGGCCTCGTCGGCCGACCGGCATCGGAGGC
Protein-coding regions in this window:
- a CDS encoding NRDE family protein is translated as MCTLTLAWRTFAEAPVVVAANRDEAADRPSEPPGKLEPGVVGPRDAVAGGTWIGYNEDGLFVGIANRWVEGLNAGRSRGLLVRDCLRCRSADEAASLVEDSCAEHDYDGFNLVLADADDALLLEWDGTLRVTELRQGIHVVGNVGYDGTYYEPPERPEIARRQARNAKRLAEHLRHYPDETPAEWIERAGEALGDHEFGVCIHENGYGTRSSSLLVLGADGSRRYDFADGPPCRTEYRTVVETSPADAGEGQS